A portion of the Choristoneura fumiferana chromosome 20, NRCan_CFum_1, whole genome shotgun sequence genome contains these proteins:
- the LOC141439330 gene encoding uncharacterized protein — protein sequence MVKSGDGNYFKVRALLDTGASVSVIKQSIVQRLKLHQQSNGNNIYGIGQQRVKVPGSIVKLIIKPVGKQVPIISTIASVMYSLTGNIPSYDTQLKDQLRLSHIILADGKFDKASDVDIILGTDILNYVLDGSKISTHVPGIAAYGTCFGHVVMGSLTSTHQSAVTSSQSAGTSVEDYGLHATRLEEVLERFWKVEEPPSKPAVHPDHMECERLYISTTQRLPDGKYIVRLPLLSTRSSLGESRSLAMKRLRALERKMAKDALFASKYKDFMREYETLGHMSKSDFQFNSEHFVIPHHGIFKRGTDKIRVVFDGSGRSSTGVSLNQCLHSGQPLQNDITKIILNFRRHQVVFTTDIKMMFRQTFVHPDDRKYQLILWREDPSHDVQVYELNTNTYGLRSSPFIAIRTVLLLADDWEVSHPNSHAAHVMRRDIFVDDILTGAESVAEAQQLKQELIALTGSAGYELRKWSSNSRELLRDLPEEYCELPHSFDTEDKSFIKVLGVQWDPVSDSMAYQINVPLGHPPTKRSVLSTIARLYDPCGYCAPVIFRFKVFLQSLFSDGLNWDEPINQNQINQWDELTQDLNHLSHLQIPRCVSLPSAVSYSLHGFGDASELGYAASVYLRTVDASGHVKEPRRFISRWFQH from the exons ATGGTGAAATCAGGTGATGGCAATTATTTTAAGGTTAGGGCCTTACTCGACACCGGGGCGAGTGTCtcagtaattaaacagtcaatagTTCAAAGGTTAAAATTACACCAACAGTCTAatggtaataatatttatggaaTTGGTCAGCAAAGGGTAAAGGTACCTGGTTCAATAGTCAAATTAATAATCAAACCTGTAGGTAAACAGGTACCCATCATTAGTACAATAGCTTCAGTCATGTATTCACTAACGGGAAACATTCCATCATATGACACTCAGCTCAAAGATCAATTACGGTTGTCACATATCATATTAGCTGATGGCAAGTTTGACAAAGCCTCAGATGTGGACATCATTTTAGGTACtgacatattaaattatgtactcgATGGTTCAAAGATTTCCACTCACGTTCCAGGAATAGCAGCCTACGGGACATGCTTTGGGCATGTCGTCATGGGTTCATTGACCTCGACTCACCAGTCAGCGGTGACGTCATCACAGTCAGCGGGTACGTCCGTGGAGGACTACGGCCTGCACGCCACTCGACTCGAGGAGGTGCTCGAGCGGTTTTGGAAGGTCGAGGAGCCGCCTTCGAAGCCTGCAGTTCATCCAGATCACATGGAATGCGAAAGGTTGTACATTTCCACTACTCAACGTCTGCCTGACGGCAAATACATAGTCAGGTTACCGTTACTTTCAACACGGTCATCATTAGGCGAATCAAGGTCGCTTGCAATGAAAAGGTTGCGAGCTTTGGAGAGGAAAATGGCTAAGGACGCACTTTTCGCCTCCAAGTATAAAGATTTCATGAGAGAGTACGAAACTCTCGGTCATATGTCAAAATCGGACTTTCAATTTAACTCAGAACATTTTGTCATACCGCATCACGGTATATTCAAACGAGGCACAGATAAAATCAGAGTTGTATTCGACGGATCAGGGCGATCGTCCACAGGTGTGTCACTCAATCAATGCCTTCACTCTGGGCAACCTCTTCAAAATGATATcactaaaatcattttaaattttcgacgTCATCAAGTGGTATTCACTACTGACATCAAAATGATGTTTCGTCAAACATTTGTTCACCCAGATGATAGGAAATATCAATTAATCCTCTGGAGGGAGGATCCGTCACACGATGTTCAGGTATATGAATTAAATACTAATACCTACGGGCTGAGGTCAAGTCCATTCATAGCTATACGGACGGTGTTGCTACTAGCGGACGATTGGGAGGTGTCGCATCCGAATTCACACGCAGCACACGTCATGCGACGAGATATCTTCGTTGATGATATCCTCACAGGAGCAGAGTCCGTAGCAGAGGCTCAACAGCTCAAGCAAGAGCTCATAGCGCTAACCGGGAGCGCAGGTTATGAGTTACGTAAATGGTCGTCCAATAGTAGGGAGCTATTGCGTGACTTACCGGAGGAGTATTGCGAGCTGCCACACTCATTTGATACTGAGGATAAAAGTTTCATCAAGGTATTAGGTGTTCAATGGGATCCAGTGTCAGATTCAATGGCATATCAAATCAACGTGCCACTTGGTCATCCGCCTACGAAACGTAGCGTGCTCAGTACAATCGCACGTTTGTACGACCCGTGTGGTTATTGCGCACCAGTCATATTTCGTTTCAAAGTATTCTTACAGTCATTATTCTCGGATGGGCTCAACTGGGACGAGCCGattaatcaaaatcaaatcaatcagtGGGACGAACTTACGCAGGATCTCAATCATTTGTCTCATTTACAGATTCCTCGGTGTGTCTCACTACCGAGCGCCGTTTCATACTCATTGCACGGTTTCGGCGACGCCTCGGAGCTGGGATACGCGGCGAGCGTCTATCTACGGACGGTGGATGCATCAGGACATGTCAAG gAACCAAGGCGGTTCATCTCGAGGTGGTTTCAGCATTGA